In Paludibaculum fermentans, the genomic stretch ACCCTCCGCTCCGCCGCCCCCCGAGACCCGCCTGGCAGCCGTCGCGCAGCCGGGTCCCAGCGCCGTTCGAAAGTCCCAGTTGCCCCTTCTCGCCGGCGTCCTCGCCATCGCCGTGGTCGCCGCCGCATCCGGAGTCTGGGTCTTGCAGCACTCCGCCCCACCACCCCCGCCGCAGCCTCCAGTTGAAGTAGTTCGGAATCAGCCGCCACCGCAGCAGCAAGCCCCCTCTCTGCCGCCGGGCTCGCTCGACGCCCCGGCCTCCATCGCCCCGGCCGGCAGCATTACGCCAATCCTGAACGAACCCACGCCCGTCCAGCCCGTGGCGCCCAGCCGGCCCGCCCTCACGCCGGAGCCGCGCAAGAAGGTCGCCCTGCCTCCGCTCAACGCGGCTGTACCCGAAACGAAGCCGGTTGAGCCGGCCGAACGCCCGCGCGCCGCCGCGCCCCCGCCCGTCGAAACCCCGGCGCCCGCCCCAGCGCCCACACCGGCCGCCCCGGCCCGGCCCACCGTCCGAGCCCTGCGCGATGTCAGGACCATCTTCGTCGAGAAGATGGACAACGACCTCGATGTCTACCTCAGGATCGAGATCGCTGAACAGTTGGCCGGCTTCCTCTCCGTCGTGCAGCACAAGGAAGAGGCGGACGCCGTCTTGAGCGGCAGGAGCGAAGACACAGCCACCACCGGCTCGAAAGTCACCGGAGGCTATCTGGGCATCAAGGATCAGGCGCGCGGCGCGGTCACCTTGCGCGACCGTGGCGGGCACGTCGATCTCTGGTCCGGCGAAGCTGGCGACAAATCGCTGATCATCGGCGCCGTCAAACGCGGCGGCAGCCGCAAGGTCGCTGAGCGCCTCGTGGGCAACCTCAAGAAAGCCATCAAATCCACCCGCTAGTCGGCGTTCTCGCGCGGCCGCCGGTGCCGCGCCCGCCACTCTTCCTCCAGGGCGATCCGCAACGCCTGCACCCCACGCCGGATCTCCCGGGTGTCGACCGCCGCGAAGCCCAACTGCAACCCCTCCGCGATCCCTCCGCCGTGGCTGTACTCACTCAGGGGCACCACGTCGACGTTCCGCCGCGCCGCCGCCGCTCGCACCGAGACACCGTCCAGCCCGTTCCGCAGCCACCCCGCTGTCTGCAGACCTGCCTCGACATCCGAGATCTCCAGCAGGCCGCTTAGCTCTTCGCGGGCACTCTCCAGCAACACGGCCACGCGCTCCGCATAGATCCCGC encodes the following:
- a CDS encoding serine/threonine protein kinase; this translates as MTTRTIGNYRFTRQLGAGGMGAVFEAVDVMVDRRVAIKMLHSEIARQPDLIERFKVEAATLAKLNHPCTATLFSFFRDGDDYYMVMEFVPGRTLDQILKTSGPLPVDSAVSVIQQVLQGLAHAHRTGVLHRDIKPANIMISDDGHVKVTDFGIARVLGSSRLTRMGSVIGTLEYLAPERIRFEEADSRSDIYSTGVVLFEALAGRAPFLGASDREVLQAHLEQPPPSLRALGVNCAPELEAVVGRALAKKADDRFQSADEFREALLAVPVAARKPTRLASDEPSAPPPPETRLAAVAQPGPSAVRKSQLPLLAGVLAIAVVAAASGVWVLQHSAPPPPPQPPVEVVRNQPPPQQQAPSLPPGSLDAPASIAPAGSITPILNEPTPVQPVAPSRPALTPEPRKKVALPPLNAAVPETKPVEPAERPRAAAPPPVETPAPAPAPTPAAPARPTVRALRDVRTIFVEKMDNDLDVYLRIEIAEQLAGFLSVVQHKEEADAVLSGRSEDTATTGSKVTGGYLGIKDQARGAVTLRDRGGHVDLWSGEAGDKSLIIGAVKRGGSRKVAERLVGNLKKAIKSTR